GGGGAAAGGAGTTTTAGTACATGAGTGGATTATGGGGGATAGCAGGCGTAGGAGCTCAGATAACCACATAGGTGGAGAGTAAGGAAGGAGGGCTAATCCAATCTGGATTAGGCCAGGTGGTTtctctggagggaggaggtgagctGGTAACATGCAACTCAGACTGTTACAGTAGGTATGAATTAGAGGTAAACTGTTTGAAAAAGCTTTTACTGCAGGTCTCCAAACACTTTCTGATAAACGCAGTGACTAAATCTCTACTGCCAATCTCTTTATAGATAAACAGATATTTTAGAACTctggtaaacaaaacaaagaacaataaaaagCTAATCTCCACTACGTAGAGCAGGGCCAGGGTGTGTATAATGAAGTGTGAGATCTAGTGTATTTTTAGCTTTACCCATACTAGAGACTGAAAGTCTGGATATCTTGGCTCTTTTTTTGGATGGATTTTGACAAATCTCTTTTAAATTCAGTGTCCAGTGCATTGCTAAAGCAAAGAGCCATTCCTCCATCCCATTATTAAATGGTGTTGTGGTTATCCTTTTTATACATccctttattttaaaagttgaaaTTGTCAATTTATTGACAACAGAACATTGTTGCATTAAGCATGTACATTTTGTCTTATGCACTTAGTACTTATATAATTTGATTTTCTCACACCATAAATGGAAAGTTTGATTCAGGATTGAACCAATGCTATTTCCAatgatttatgattaaattacTTTAACAAGATAACTTGTTTCACAACTCCCATGAAACTTGATTACAAAAGATTAACAAGTAACAATTTAGGTTATCGAAAAACATGAGCTCTATTTTACAATTTAAGAAGTCCATCTGGGGTAGCAGGTACAAGTATATAAAACAGTTGTATGTTCCATATCTATTTTGGTTCTGCTGGGAATGCAGATGGTAAGCCGTGCTGATGTCATTCACTTACACAGATGGCTCCTGACTCAAGTAAACAACCACCAAAGCTCAAACCCCAAAGTTCAAACCACACCCTTATTGGATTCATTAAGTACACTAACATTACCCTAATCACAAGGGTTTAATCCTCACTCTGTTTGAAATTCTGTCCATGTTTTATAGAGTAGTAGACATTAAGCTACATGGAAGCATTTGTGTTTGAGAAGAAGATACAGAAATATGTTTATCAGATTTGTAAGAGTATCCAATAACTACCTCAAAACTCAAGTAAAGACTTGACAAGCCAATTTAAACACAAGATAAGCCCTTTTGCCAAGTAATGCTTGTATTGGTAAGAACCCGGtcaagttttttctttaaaatcaatGAAGCAGTTACAAAAACCAGCAAGGTTTACCTAGACCCATAACTTTTGTAATATTATTTACCTTTACTTTGTGGTAAAAGGCTCACTCCCCTGGGACCTGGGCAGCGGCTGAACAGCCATCTTTGGAGAACTCTGAATGGGAAGAACTAGGCCTCTGTTCTGATTGGGTGCGACGGGTAGAGTTGTCTATCCCTTTTGTGGAAAGCCTGCCTCTGGAGGCCTCACCCCATGGTTTGGGCAGTACAGAACTTCCAGGGGGAATGCAGGGCAGAGGGTTTTGTGAGTCCTTTCGACAGAAGACCGAGCGGGCATCACGAAAGGACACAGAAGGAATGATCTCTTCAGTGTTGTTATCGGTTTCACGTGTCACAGTTTTTGGAGAACTTGGACGAGATGAGGGCCTAGAGGTGGACTGAGGTCTGAACGCAGGAGGGGTTGGAAATCTGTGGCACACAGAAGGACAAGATGGTGGTAGGCGGACTCTAGAGACTGGCGGTGCTGTCACAGGCAGGCTGTAAGAGGACATCTCACCCTCGTAGAAGTCATTGCTTCCACATCTCTGACCCACTCTGGCTTGAAGGGGTGAAGGTCCTCTGCCTCTTAGTTCTGTAATATCAGGAGATTCTCCTGCATTGCTCGGGTGAATCACCTTACGTGCCTGCTTGTAGAGACAGTTGACCTTCTCTATTTCTGGATCCATATCAGTTTCTCCTTGCTGCTCTGCTTCTTGAGCCCCCATAACAGCATCCTGCCTGACAGGACGTGCAGGCAAGATACTGATCGATCTTGGTTTCATGCTGGCTCTGTTTGGCAGCACTTCCACATTCTGCACGGATGCTTTCAGTCGCTGGGAAACTCCGGTCTTTTGGTTTATCATTGGGAGAGTCAGAACCGAATCTTCCGGTGACCCTTGCTTGTTTCCTGCTATGCCCTCGGTACTCTGGAAGGAATTGTCCATCAGAACCTCTGGGGGTGGAGGTGGTAGGTTGTCTTCATCCAGGTCATCCCTGCTATCAGgccagctgttgttgttgttattgccATTGATGACCAACCCCCCATCATTGCCGTGTACTGCGCCTGATAACTGAATCATCCTATTTTTTCTGGGTCTTCTTATATGAGGGGGGATATTAGCAAGGCTCTGCCCGGGTCTACCATCAACCCCTTGGCTAAAGGTATTTATCAGCCTTCTGACAGATTGGTGCTTGGGTGGATGGGGTGCCAACACTGGTAAGGCATCAGGTGATTGATTTGTTCTGAAGGGGCCTTTTTGTGAACTTGTTGATCCACTTAATGAATGCCGTCGTAGACCAGATCTATTATAATGAGGCCctgctgtctctttctttcctcgTTTTTCAACCATCATTTTCATTCGTTGATCCAAGTTCTTCTGGCTCTTTTGCAGCTCCAGCATAATGTTTACACACCGGGTGGTTGAAGAGTGTTTGGTTTGGGTGACAGCAGTCAGGGGTCGTTTGATAGTAGGCTGCCGATCCTGCATGTAATTtgcacacattaaaataaaaggttgaCTGGGATCTGGTGGGTAGGAGTTTGACCTTTTCCTTCCAGGCCTTTCACCTTCATCATCCTCATACTCTTCATCGTCatcatcgtcctcctcctcccagcccccctcatcatcttcattatAGCCTACCAGGTTAAGTAAATTACTGGGCAGCGTATCAAATGCACCACGAACGTTGCTTCCAGAGCCACAACTTCCCGATCCAGCACTCCCACGGTGGCGGCGGTGCCTCTCTGACCCCGTCAGACTCTCATTTTCTCCGCCGATACCGCTGTCCTCACTGTGTAGTGCCGAATCCTCGGGGTTCGACTTCCTGTTGGCAGCCTTCTCCACCCGGGCCAGAACCACAGTCAacctctgctctgctgcctgCTTGGCCTGCCGCTTCTCAACCAGCAGtttagaaagagaagaaaaatactCCACTGCATCCTCAAGCGTGGTGTCACCCAGTGCCTTAACAGAACCCCCAACAAGCCTCATTTTCTCTGTTGAATGCTGAAGCAGTTGCTGTAACAGATCAGGGGGTGGGTTGGCAGAGTCACTCCTAGGATTAGCTGCTATAACAGCTGGGCCCATCATTCCAGAAGGCAAGGCCATGTAGTCCCCATGCTCCTTCAACATGAGCTCCCCCTCCTCAGCCATCTCCTCTAGAGCCTGGTTGATCTCCTCGAATCGCAACACCAAAGCAGTCATTGTGGGCTGAAGGGACAGCTGTGTCTGGGCGGCCTGGTCCAGCAGTCCCAACAGGGCttcatattttgaaatgttagGGTTCAGAAAGGCATAGGCTGCCTGGTGAGCCCTCACCATGTGTGGCGGGAAGTCGAACTTTGTCTGAACAAAAGAGGACATTCTCTGCTTTTCGGCCGACCTTCTCTTgcctttacttttctttcttttcgcCATCTTTTTAATATTATCTGTTTTGACAACCTCATTGATTGTTTCTTTGGGAATCACATTGACCTCAATGAGTTCTTCAATGTCCTCTGCGTCTTGGCCTCCCGTTGTGTCGCAGGCCAACTGAGACAATGCAGCCTCTGTCGAAGGATCATTGTCTTTCTCATCCGCCTCAAAACAtttgtctttctcctcttcagGTATAGAATCAATAACATCTTGGGGTACTTCAGCCAGCAGAGCCTTTAGAGGTCCGTCTGGTGGATCTTCAGCCAACAGGACCTGTTGAGGTCCAGGGCCTTCTGGCCTGGAAAATAACTTCCCTTTGGATGGAGAGCAGCCCATTTTTGCTCTCACAAGTGTATCAAGAAAACCTTGAAAAAATCACTTTCTCTGAAGAAACATCAGTCAGGAGCAAAAGTCAAAGCCAATGTGTAAATCCATAGGTAAGGATGCGTGTAGTTGGTTGGACAAGGTCTTCTAGAATCCACCAACAATGTCCTTTTGTTGAATATGCTGAatgcagaaatatatattcatgctgaatatatatttcttcagCTATTTTATTCCTTCTCCTCAGGATTGTTCTGTCAAACAGTGCAGGAGCCGCCTGCAACCTGTTGAGTGAACCGACTTTCTACAGAGGCTTGCGATCGTGAGGAGCTGAGAGGATAAGACGGATCGGGGGGTTTCTTCTCTCGCTCTCCTTCAGCATGCACAGATGGTCATGTTAAGTGCATCAACACGAACacgctcccacacacacacacacacacacacacacacacacacacacacacacacacacacacacacacacacacacacacacacacacacacacacacacacacacacacacatgcatttaaaCGTAAGACTTTAAGCTCATCAGGTTAATCAGAGCCAAGTTTGTCAGGTGATGGTTTTAGCCTCATCCACTGCTGGTGGTAGTTTACATgcaacagagagataaacaacTCTGTTTTCTGCAGACATTTTTTCTAGAAACCTCAAGCTTATTTgatgtatataatattttaccTAGACTTATAGTACAATTTTTTATGTCTTGGCCATCCTAattctattctctctctcacaaacatgCACGCACACGGAAATTCACTTGTAGCCCTTACTGTAAATGTTGGGTAAGGGAACCAGTTCTGAGCCAAGAGTTGACAGGTTttctgagaaaatgaaaataggACCTATAGTAAGATAGTTATCCAGTCACACTAGACACCTTTGACTCAGTTTAAATTCCCATTCTAAAGTTGACTAACCTGAacttaagacaaaaacatttttctcacCTGGCATTTATCCAGTGTGTAAAATAAACTGTGCCTGCATAATCGGTTTGTATGATAACATCTTGAGAGTTGTGACAAAGATGaacaggatgtttttttatttgattgccTCATCTAAAAATAGGCTGAATAAACGTACGATTCAACGCCAACAGAATGCTGGTTCAAGGAGACTGACAACTGAAAgggaagaaagagacaaagacactcCAGAGAAACAGTATataataaaagagaagaaatcagtAAAATAAACTGGAAGATTGGCATAAAATGTGTGAAGATTTAAATAACAATGCAGCCTAACACAATTAACAAGCAACGTGATGCTTTAGAAAGCTTTTCTTAAAACTTCACGATAGGAATAGAAGGATAGTCTAGGGTTAGCACTATTGGAAAATCAGCTGAACATACTAAAAATCACAGTTCAAATCTATTTAatctaaaaacagacaaactcaATATTCGAAGCGCAGTTGCAACGTTGTGGTTCAATAAATTTCACTTGTGCTTTTCTGGACTGGAAAATACATTCATAATCAAAGTGTATTTTTGGGGGAAACAACAGTATTCTTTCCTGTACATGCAGATGTTGAGTTCACTTGAGAGACAAAAGATTTTTGCAGACACTGAATACAACTGTGTGAATGTTAGACAGGGCGTTGCTGAAAACAGGCTCATTGACTCTCCCTTGGATTAACAGAGATTATAAAAAATACTGCACAATAGGGGGTAATCACAGAGTCACAGAGTCCCAGGGAGCACTGAGCCCAGCTATCTGTCTCTCAAAGTATCTCTGTAATCCTTCCCACCCACGTCCAGGTGTACTGCAGTAACAGGAACTGGCCACGCTGTCGGCCAACGGAGCAGAAGGAGCTTAAACTGCTGGAGGTCTGCCgtctggtgtgtttgtgtagtctGTCTTCTTCCAGCTCTCCATGGCCTTGTTTGATCAGGTTCTAACTGTTTTGGTGACACATAATTTGCTCAGACTGAGAGTCAACAGTGTGATACATCTCTTATTGTGCATGGCTCTTCCTGAGGTTTATTCCATTTGTTAACTGTTCAAAGGGTCTTTTagggggtgtttttttttccagaaagacagagaatgtCGTACGCTATACAGTTTGTTAAGCCCACCCTGAGCAGATGTctgatttgtgatatttgggctatataaataaaatcgaCTTGACTAAatccacaacatttattttgcaactATAGTtactctttacttttttttctttacctacGATATCTTATGAAATATGAGTCGATTTTATTCATGAAGCTTAcgaataaacaaaatgaaatgaaatgaaacgaAATGAAACGAAATGAAACGAAacgaaatgaaatgaaatgaaacgaAATGAAacgaaatgaaatgaaatgaaatgaaatgaaatgaaatgaaataaaataaaaataaaatataaagtaatataatatacctTGCCCATTCATGCTGTATATTTGTGCTGTATGAAACATGGAAGTAAATTCTACTTTTATTTGGCCTATACTACCAATGCAACAAGTACATTTTCCCTCACATGACTCATACCACAACATGCAcatcacaacattttattttgcactttataatatatatccATGATTTAAAATTTGTCGATCCTTATGAAACTTTGTTGTGTCAATATCATAAATAGTTTAGTAATGCTACATGCCTCTAGGGAAGAAGACTAATGTAagtatatctttttatttaaatttaagtaAACACTTAAGTCCAGTCATTGTCACTGACATGCTGTCACTTACACTCTTATATAGATCAGATGCACAAGTGTGAAAAAGTTATCAGAAGATCAGAAGCGCCTGCCTGTTTCTGCATTGCAACACTTGATAACGTCAGTATTATGAAATGGTTCATCTGTCTGCCAACAAAAACAGAACGACAACGTAACAATAGCTGCATTGTCACTTTGAGTGTGGAGCATTCACAGAGATGTGTCGGCATCCAAAACATTGCAGTAACAAGGAAGTAATTAGACATTTCCCAGAAGGCTGACAATCATACTTCAGgccactgtgtctgtgtgctggcAGGACATGTGTCTTTAATACCTTCACCGTAGATTAGTGATAGACTGACGGTTGTGTAACGGTCTCAGGTGGTCATTCTGTGTTATTCTCAGCTGTTTCCCTTCTAGCTTTTTCTCTCAGGCTTGCATGACAAGAGCGCTGTGAAACTCTGAAGCTcatccccccacacacacctgaggACAGAGATCATGTCAGGGCTATCAGGTGATATTTATTGTTGCTTCATCGATGTTGTGGATTGTATTTGACGCCCGTGCAGGGATTGATCTCGAAAATATGTctacagtatgttttatttgaatgattttttGGTTAAATTCAGCATTATCTGTGCTGGATTGAATGCTTTATGTGCTTaattcttgttttattcatgtacAGAATATGATGTTAAACATAAGTAACCTTTCTTACATCATCTATGTTTCTGATGGCATGAGTCTATGTCGGCTCCACATCTCACATTTCTACTTCAAAGTAATCTGACTTTAACTTGTagatatgttttattctttttttgtaaaattccAACCTGTTCTCAGTGCCAATGCCTACTACTGGCAACCAGTACTGTATACTGCATACTGGTGGTCAGTATTATGTAGTAGGTGGTTTTAAATACAGTCACaaacacatagagacagacatgGATACAGAGCGGGAGGGGGAAACACAAGTAAAACCCCAGAGTCAGGGCCCTGACCTTTTTCAAGGATGCATGTGTCTTTCTTTGGCGCTCCTAAAACACCCACAATCCTATGCTCGCAATTTTTTATGCTTGTCCCCCGATTTGGGAACAGGAAAAATATTCCTGTAAACGTTCACTAACTTCCCCTCAGCAGTCCGCCGTGATCTGTTTCTGAGCAAATCTTTTTCAATAAAGTTGTTTTCACTCGTATTAGATTATACAAGGTTTAACCTAAAAGGATGCTCACTGAGCGATAGCACTCGGGGACAGCGGTGCAGATCCACTCTGCAAATTAAGGCTTCATTTTGACAAAACCAGACTTGGTGTTCTTTCTGTTTCGTTTTGTTTCTTTcggttttttaaatgaattgtgTTTCTCAGTGAGGTGTTTGGTgtgagtcttgtggctttgaggaAAGCATATGAATGCCATGTTTTGTACATtgatgaattaaaaaagttgttaaaatgcctgttgattcatttatttactttttgataGGTCTACATATTTTGAATCTGTTTAAATTGTTCTGAGGAATGCATAAACAATATTCCTATTAGAAATTGTGCCTTGCATCCATAGGTCCACAGGTTCAAAAGGCTGGCAGATACAGCTGGCAGAAAAACCCCTTACAACGAAAGACGACCCAACAGAGAACAAAGGAACAGCTGGTATAAATAGTGACTCACTAATTGGGGAAATGAGAACAGGTGATCAGTGCAGGACTAATGAGGGCCAGGTGAAACTGATCAGGGTGGGGCAGACCATCAACAAGGTGGGAACACACAAAGggtaaataaaaccaaacatacatttacagcCACAGCACTTTATGATATCAGATAT
This window of the Anoplopoma fimbria isolate UVic2021 breed Golden Eagle Sablefish chromosome 18, Afim_UVic_2022, whole genome shotgun sequence genome carries:
- the pcare2 gene encoding uncharacterized protein pcare2, with protein sequence MGCSPSKGKLFSRPEGPGPQQVLLAEDPPDGPLKALLAEVPQDVIDSIPEEEKDKCFEADEKDNDPSTEAALSQLACDTTGGQDAEDIEELIEVNVIPKETINEVVKTDNIKKMAKRKKSKGKRRSAEKQRMSSFVQTKFDFPPHMVRAHQAAYAFLNPNISKYEALLGLLDQAAQTQLSLQPTMTALVLRFEEINQALEEMAEEGELMLKEHGDYMALPSGMMGPAVIAANPRSDSANPPPDLLQQLLQHSTEKMRLVGGSVKALGDTTLEDAVEYFSSLSKLLVEKRQAKQAAEQRLTVVLARVEKAANRKSNPEDSALHSEDSGIGGENESLTGSERHRRHRGSAGSGSCGSGSNVRGAFDTLPSNLLNLVGYNEDDEGGWEEEDDDDDEEYEDDEGSAAYYQTTPDCCHPNQTLFNHPVCKHYAGAAKEPEELGSTNENDG